The DNA region TTAGTGAGCTTTTCCTGGGAAGCTTTTCAAACTTCAGGCTTTCTTTGATCTTCCCTGGCTGAGTTAGAATCCTCCTCTGGTGGTCCCCAATACCCAGTGATACTCTCATTAGAGCTATGTCCCCTATGGTGTGACAATGCCTGACGcctagtaggaactcaataaatatttgttgagttcatGAATGATTGTCAACACACTCTTCTTCCATAGTGAATCCTAGGAGGATAGGTAAATGCAGGAGCCTCAGTGGTAGATGTTGAAAGAAGAgcgaggaggccagtgtggctggaactgAGTGAATTGGGTGGTGAGAAGGTGAAAAGGTTTGGGGATGACATTGGGTAGGGTCCCTTGGGCCTCGGAAATAGCGAACTTGGGCGCCATGTCCACCAGAGGGCGCAACGCAACTTCAGCCCGTTGTCTCAGAGAACTACAACTCCCAGCGGCCCTCGGAGTAAGCGGCCCTTCAGAAGCAAATGGTGAAGTCCAGCGGCCGCTGGGACTTGTAGTTTGCATGGGAACCCTCCGTGGGAGGAAGAAGAACTCATTCCCGGGTCCCGAAAGTGTGGGGCTGGGTCCTCTCTGCCTTCCTCGGTCTCCATGGTGATGGTTCCGGCGAAGGCCCGGGATTTGGCAGCTGCTGGGCTCCCTTCCCACTCCTTCCTCCTCACCATCTGCTTCACCTTCACACCTGGCCCGGAGCCGCGACCGCCGCCTCCGCACCCAGACCGGGGATTCTGTCACCACAGGGTGGCGCGTGTGGACGAATCCGCGGGCTACTCCTTCAGACTCTGGAGTCCGAGCCccaggctccctcctccctctgacccaggagtctcagcCCCCAACCTCTCCTCCCTGGGAATCCGGGGTTTTCTCAAACATAGGCAAAATTGTGACACCCAGAGGCCCAGCGAGACAAAGCTAGAGGCTGCGGCGGGCAGCGGCTGCCGGGCCACCCCTTCCGTGGAGCCCGCCCGCCGCGCCGGctgctccctcccactccctcgcCGACCTGTGCCACATCATGAAAATTTAATCCCAAATGTATTTTTGGCCAGACCCAGGGAGGCAGTGAGGAAAGGAGCACCCTCCTGGGGCCTGGATCTGGCGTCGGAAAGAGGGGCTGGCGGCGAAAGGAGCGGGGCAGGACCTGCCAGCGGGCTGGAGACAGGTCGAGGTTCAACCCCAGAGGGGCGGGGCTGGAATTCAGGGGTGGAGTAAGAAATCAGGGGGCGGGGACAGATCCCGGGCGGGGCGGGGACAGATCCCAAAAGGTGGGGCAGAATTCAGGTGCGGGGAGAGGACTCAGTAGCTGGGGACAGAACTCACGGACGTATTCCTGGTGCCGATTCCAGGGGGTGTGGGCAAATATCAAAGCAGGGACAGATCCCAGGGGAGGGGACAGAACTCAGGGGTAAAGAAATATCCAAGGGGACACAACTCAAGGGGTGGGGACAGAACTCAGGGTGGGGAGAGAACTCAAAGGGCGGAGATAGATCCGAGGCTAGGGAGGGAATAATGACCAGcaactgggggtggagggagtatAACTATAAGGGATGAACTCAGATGGGAAGGAAATCGGAAATGAAGGAACTGGAAGGCGGGATGCGCCTAGAGGGGAAATAGAACTGGAGGGACATGAAATtcaaaaggggaaaatggaaaCAGGTGGATGGGAGTCAAGGGCGAAGAAACTGGATGGGGAAGAACTAGAAGGGACAATGGGTATATCGAAATGGGGGTTGGAAtctagggagggggaaggaattCCCTGAATGAGAAAAGAACCCTCTGAATGGGAAAGTTGGAACTGAGGATGTGGCGGCCTGGGGATGGAGGGCGCTGGGCAGGATGTGGAACTGGAGGGCACAGAAATTCGGAGGGATAGGGCTGGGAGGATGAAACGCAAAGGAAACTCAGAGGAAGATGAAACTGTAGGGGATGAAAATGTGGGGACGAAATTAGGGGGAACTGAATCGGGGGGAGCAAATCTCAGATGGGAAAGAACTCGGGAGGAGAGAAAATCTGGGGTAGAAGGAGCTGGTGGGGGATGGATGAGGGGGGAGTAATTCCGGGAAGGGACAGAACTGGGGGCGATGCAACCCAGACACGTGAGTTCAGAACCCAGAGGCGTGGTCTTGGAGTGGAAGGGCGGGGCAAGAACCGGGATGGAGGGCTGCGAAAGGCGGGCGGGACTAGAATACAAGGGGCGGGGTCTAGCATGGATGGGCGGGGCCTCTCCttgccccatcccacccccgACGCTGAGTCCAGTGACAGCCCCCAGACAGCCCGCACTCGCAGCCTCCTTCCCCCCGAGCGGAGCTGCGGGGCCGGCCGGGCCGGGGCGGACCCCGGGTACCCGGACGCGGCTGCCCGGGCCCGCGGGCGGGGGGAtcggcggggcgggggggaccaGCAGCAGGGGCAGCCGCCATGGAGTTCCGCCAGGAGGAGTTTCGGAAGCTGGCGGGTCGTGCCCTCGGGAGGCTGCACCGGTGAGCGCGGTGGGGATCCTGGGCGGGGAAGAGGGCTAGGGTCCGAGGAGGACGCTCATTCCCACCTGGGCGCAGACGGACAGCTAGACAGGCGATACCCATGGGTGGGGGGACACCcatctgtccagttttctcccTCGGTCTCCGACGGCGCCGCTCTCCCTGGTCTTGTCTCATCCATCATTTTTCTgcgccccaccccatcccaggcTCTGTTCTTTTCTCTGGGATTATATATCCCCCTTGTTTGGGTCTCTGACTCCCTCCCCCGCTTCTGGGTCTCCGTTCACCTatcttctctctgcctcctctCTTTAGATCTCTGTTCCTTCTCTCTAggtctctgtttccttttatCTCTGAGTCTCTGTCCCGCTCTCTGGCCATTGCTCTCACTAGTTCTCTACAACCCCTCTGTCTAGGTCTTTGTCGCTCTCTCTCTGAATCTCTGTCCCCCAACTCCCTGCCCTAGGGCCTCTGACCCTCTCCTTTGGGTCTCTGACCCTCTCTCTGGGTTTTTATTCCTCCACCCCGGGTCTCTCCATCTCTGTGTGTTTGCCAGTTTCCATCTCTCAGAGAGTTTAATCTGAAGCTAAATCGGATTGGGGCCCATTGGTCCTTGTCCTTGAGGAGAGTTAAGCTGGCAGGAAGAAGCCAGGGTATCCTGGGTCTCTGGTGGAGAAGGGAGTTGCCGGCCAAAAATTAGGCTCCTGGGGTAGGACAGACTTCCCAAAGGGTACAGGCTAGAGCTCAGAGGGACTTTCTTCCAGCCAAAGAGATGACCCCAGTGACCTGGGTGTCCCCAGAGCAGTCTGGACACCTCTCCCGAGTctctcacccccaaccccagccctggctccaaGTCAGAGAAATTACTCAGCTGCGGAGAAGCCTAAAAATATCTGGCCACAGTGCGGGGAGGACATGGCCTCATCAGCACCATGGCCCTGCCGCCATTCCCTCGGACCCTTGGGTCCCCTTGGCCCACAGCTCTGATCCCATCTTTGATTGACCAGCTCACTAGACCATGCAGGTCCTTCTCTAAGTCTAACACTAGCCCTGCTTGCTGCAGATCACCTCCTAGCTCCAAAGTTACCCCACCCTTCAGTAACGTGAGAGATGGGAATAAAGCTGGAcagaagggagggggcaggaggatgGCACAGTgatgggaggggggtggggagatgagATAACCTCACCCCTTCTTTTCCTAatcttccagcccctccccaccctttttcTCACCTCCTTTCACGAGTTTCTCAAAATACATCAGTGTGaagtcaggagagagagagagagacgtgctggtggaggggctgggaagggggacGGCAGCAGGAGGGATGTGTTTCTCAGGCCCTCTCCCTCAGTCTCCGTTTCTCAGCTTCTCTGTGTTTGggtttctctccatctgtctctgCCTTACcgtcacctctctgagctgcctTCTGAGCCCCTAGAGACCCCAGAGTTCAGGGCTCCCACCAGGACAGTCACCAAGGAGTTTGAGCCCAGAAGAGCATCTGAATCCTGGGGTTCACTTTGATGGTTGGCGAGACAGGGGGAATGCCCTGTATTGGACACAACACCCTGATTCCTTTTAATCCTCTAGACAaagctggggaaactgaagcacagttgGAAAAGGGGGGGAAAACAATGGCTGAATAAATATGGCATCATTCGAACCCAGGTCAGTATCCCTACCAAGTCTGGGATGGAGGCTGCAGACTTCCTCGAGATGAGTGATGCTGGAGTGGGTGGAAAACTCCCTCAGACCAGGAAACACACGGTAACCCAGATGACTTGGGGCAAGGacaagggggggaaggggaataCAGTAGAGACAGGAGCCAAAATACCTCCTTTCTGAGAGCCAGGCCTTGGGAGGGGTGATGCTGAGGGCCAGGAAGTGGTCAGGCCCCATTGCTACTcttgtgtgtgaccttggacatggtACTTccacttcctgagcctcagtttcctcagttgtaCAATAGGAAGATAAGGGAGAACCAAAGGGATATAAGAGAACAGAGACCTGGGACGGGGGAGAGGGGAGTGGACCGAGAATCTGCAAGAAGCAGaggcagagacccagagaggcagGTTGAGACACCGTCTTCATTTTGGTTACCTGCCTCCTAAGTGCTGCTTTTCCTCACCACCAAGTCCCTAGACCTGAGTTCCAGGCatccagagaggaaaaaggaCCCTATCCAGGGTCTCCCCTCTCTGTTCTTGTCCTCTGTGAAGTATTGGGGCCACCTTCATCTCTGCATCCCTGGTTCTCTTCTTCTGAAATGATAATATCACCTTGAAGTTCCCTCTTTGTAACCTCACATTCTACTCttgcccccattttataggtatgGAATACTGAGACTGCCTCCCTCGGTTTAGAAAGCCTTGATCTAAGATCTATGTCCTAGTATTAACAATGAATATCACATTTCAGGGGCTGCAATCATATCTTGAGTTTCAGGGTCAAATAGCATGTGAGAGCAACCTGGGTCAAATTCTAATCTCATTGGCTGGCCTGTTCTGGTGGAGGGCAGTCCCTACCACCCTGTGCTATTCATTCTGGGGGCTTCCATTcccctctctctggctctctgcCCAGGGTCTCATTCCGCGTCCCGCTAGGTTCTGTCAGCTCCCCCGTCCCTTTCTCCACCCACCGCCCATTTCTTAACCCCCTCCTCCACTTCCTTAAGTTCTAGGATGGGGAGGGCTGCTGTTCTCATCTCTTCCACCCGCCTCCTCCCAGACCGTCTGGCTGTTCTTTCCTCCCCCGTCCCAGTCTCCCTCGCCTCCATCTGTTCTAGCCCCTTCCTGGGATCCAGCCCGATCCCCTGGCTGCCTACCCGCCTCGGAGCGGGGCCACACCTCACAAATCATATCCCTAGTCTGTCTCTCCTCACGCTCCTagtctctccatctttctctcagCGTTCtgggtctctgcctctgtgttctCTCTCCTGGGTTTCTGTCTCTACCTGACTTTGGGTCCCTCTCTGGGTTTCTGTCCCTTTCCTTCTCAGGGTCTTTGTGCTGTCCCCCACCTTCTCTCAGGGTCTCTGCCCCTGTCTTATTCTCTTCTTGACTggatgtctgtctctctctggatatctgtccccttctctctgggtctctctccttcctctgtgtctctgaCCCTCTTTCTCTCAGCCTCTGCACTCCTCACCCTGTCTCTGTAGCCCTCCTTTTGAATCTTTCCACACCCATCTCAGGGCACCTCTTTCTCCCTGCAGCCTCTCTCTGGATTTGAGGTGGCCCTCCAAGTACCCTATACATCATCACAGACTCAATCCTGGATCCAGAACAGGCGGGGGCGAGAGCCTCACTGGGGACTGAGCCAATCCCCCTACCAGGGCCATCTGTCCCTTGCCAGGACACCTCCCGCCACTCCTCCTCCCTACCCCCTAGGCTGACAGCCTGAACTCAAGTTTCTCCAGGGATATCCAGCTGGGCTGCTGGATTCCAGTGCCCTGGACGTCTCCGCACCCCCAATCCCTGGGAATGGGCTTCCAGTGGCTGAATGGAGTCAGCTGGATGTCAGGCCCACAACTGGTGCCTGGAAGCAGGGAAGGGCATGccacagggggcaggggaggaggggggaccGTATACATAGCAGACGTGGCTGAGAAGCATCTGTTCTTTTGACACCTTTGCTGAAGCATCTCCTTAGTGCCTTTTGCTTCCTCAAATAGGCTCATATCTGGAAGAGGGGGCTGGAGAGTGTCTCTGGACCTTGGCGGGGAGGGCTGGGGTCACAGGGTTTTGGATCGCAAAGGGTAGCCTGGGTCTAAAACAACTGAGTCAAGAGGTGacagggctgggggagaagggaacTGAGGAGTTCCCCACTCGAGTCTGAGGGAGGAAGGGCCTGGGGGTGCGAATTCCTCATCTGAGGGAGATGGAGACCAGGGTCCAGATTCCTGGATCCAGAGGGGGAGAAGGGAGTCAGGGGCTGGACTCCTGGGGAAAGAGGGAGTGCGGGCTTAGAATCCCGGGTCTTGAAAAGCAGATTTTGCCCTGGACTTTTGTGTcatgggaggagggggctggggactgGACGTCTGAGTCTGACCCTTGCTGCCTCTCAGTCTTCTGGAGAAGCGGCAGGAAGGTGCAGAGACGCTGGAGCTGAGTGCTGATGGGCGCCCGGTGACGACGCAGACCCGGGACCAGCCGGTCGTGGATTGCACCTGCTTTGGTCTCCCTCGCCGCTACATTATCGCCATCATGAGCGGCCTGGGCTTCTGCATCAGCTTCGGCATCCGCTGCAACCTGGGCGTGGCCATTGTCTCCATGGTCAACAACAGCACGACCCACCGCGGGGGCCACGTGGTGGTGCAGGTAGCTCAGGGCGGATGCTACCTCAGGCTGCTGATAACACTGCCCACGCCCTCTGATGACGTCACATCCGCCCACACCACGCCCCTTCCACACCAAAGCCTGAGTAGCCCCTCCCATTTGTGCTGCCCCCTCAGCTCCATCTCATCTCGGGGATCTTCCCTTCCTAAGCCCCGCCCCCATCTAAATGAAGCCCCGCCCCTATTTGTTTCAGGTCTCTGATTTCAAAATGCAGACTGCCCATCATTAGGTTCCCTATGTGTTGCCTCTGCTCCATTTTGGGCTTCCTAGCAACTTTGCTCCACCTGCGTCCCACACCTGTTCCAGTGTTGCATCTTAATCCCAGGTGCAACTCAGGTTCCACCGTGAATTTTGATTCTGGATTTTCTGAAGTTCCACCGTTGCTTAAATCCCTCCCCCATCTGCTCTGGTCGTTACCTAAAGGTCCGCCTCATTTCAGACTTTCTCCCTATTTTAATTTCGGTATAGGCCATGACCCCGCCtcagaaaaaaattcctgatTTGGGCTGTGGCCTACCCGCCCCTTGTTCCCTTCCAATCAGGCCCGACCCTTTGGCTACTTCTTGTCCCTGCCTAGACCCCATCCTGGTCAATCAGCAAACGGTTTGTACATTGGTTAGAAGTGGAGAAAGAACCCCCACCCCCATATATGGGCCCCTAGACATTCAGAGAAGGGACCCTGAGACAGGGAAGCAGGCAGAGCTAGGCTTCTAGGCAGCAACAGGCCCCACTGCTAAGGTAGTGCGGTCTTAGCAACATGGAGGAGCAGAGTTGGGGGTAGGTGGCACGAGCTCTGATTGGCAGGTGTTTTGAAGGCGAGAGGGGATCCTTGTTGCTGATTGGATGAGGGACTGTCTGTGGGTGCTGATTGGTGGAGGAGCAGAACCTGGGGCAGAGATGCTGGTTTGATGTGACTTTTGGCCCACAGAAAGCTCAGTTCAGCTGGGATCCAGAGACTGTTGGCCTCATACACGGCTCCTTTTTCTGGGGCTACATTGTCACCCAGATTCCTGGAGGATTTATTTGCCAAAAATTCGCAGCCAACAGGTATGGGGTGGGGTCTCAAAGTGGGCGGCAGAGTGTGGGTGGAGTTAGAGGGTTTGGCCTTGCATTTGGGGGCTGACTCCGGGAAAATGGGAGGAGCCTGGGTTCTGGACCAGGGTCCTAGGGAAAGGCGGGGCTTGTGATTGTGGAAGGTGGGGGGTCACAGAGAAGGTGGGGCCTGGGGTTCTGGGGGCGCAGGGCCTCGCCTGCTGTGGGAGGAAAGGGCAGAATCCTAGGTATGGCGGGGTAGCTGGACTCTTTTCTCGGACCACGAACTCTTCCTATCAGGGTTTTTGGCTTTGCTATTGTGGCTACCTCCACTCTAAACATGTTGATCCCCTCGGCTGCCCGTGTCCACTATGGCTGTGTCATCTTCGTGAGGATCCTGCAGGGGTTGGTAGAGGTAAAGCTCCGCCCCCTATGACCCCCGCCGCCGTTCTAGCCTCGCCTCTTCTCGTTGACTTTGGCTTTCTCCTCCCTAGGGGGTCACGTACCCCGCCTGCCACGGGATCTGGAGCAAATGGGCCCCGCCCTTAGAGCGGAGTCGCCTGGCAACAACAGCCTTTTGCGGtgagaggaaggggctgggatCCAGCCTTGTGGGTCTGAGGATGTAGGGGGCTGGAGTATGGACTCTTAGGTCTGAGGAAGGAGGGGAATGAGGGCTTGGAGTCCCGGGTCtgagagaggagggggctggtgACCCAGACTGAAGTATccgagggaggaggggctgtggCCTGTGCATCTGTGTCCCAGAAAGGTGGGGGCTGGGAATCCGCCTTATTGCATTTGAGGGAGAGTGGGACTCTTCTCCATCCTGTGTCATCCCCCATAGGTTCCTATGCTGGGGCAGTGGTCGCGATGCCTCTCGCCGGGGTCCTGGTGCAGTACTCAGGATGGAGCTCTGTGTTCTACGTCTACGGTGAGGGGCCCGGACGCCTGGGTCCGGGTGGCGCTGGGGCAGAGCGAGGCCGGTCGTCACCTCGCTTCCATCCCCCTCCTGACCCCCCCAGGCAGCTTCGGGATCTTCTGGTACCTGTTCTGGCTGCTCGTCTCCTACGAGTCCCCGGCGCTGCACCCTAGCATTTCCGAGGAGGAGCGCAAGTACATCGAGGACGCCATCGGCGAGAGCGCCAAACTCATGAACCCCGTCACGGTCCGGGCCCAAGCCTGCGGGGCGGGGgcgtggtggggagaggagagatatCGAGGCAGGGACGCAGGAGAAAAATGGGCTTTGAACCCGCACTGCATGTAGATCTTGGTGGGTTTGCATAGACATTTAGAGGAGACTTGATGGGAACGcaaggtggatggagctagaacCTAGGAGGCGGGGTTAAAGCCCGGAGAGAACGGCATTAGCAGGTGCTGAGAGCAGGGCTTGGTGGCGAGGTGGGCGGAACCACTGATGGGCGTGGTTAAACCTGCAGAGGCGGATTAGAATGTGAGGTTTTGCTTAGACCTTGGGGTGGGTGAGGCTAGAATTAGGGGGCGTAATTGGATGGAAAGAGACTCTTGGGTCCATTTATGAGTCTCTGAAGGTCATCGTGGGCTCCGGACACCTGCCAACCTGAGGGCCACTGTAGAGTCGGGACCCCTGCATCCCTGAAGTGTTACTGTGAGGCTAGGATGCCAACGTTCCTATGGGGACGTGGTCAGGCTGGCGACCCTGCGTCCTTGGAGGTTTTAGTGAGATCGGGAAACCTGGGTCTCTGCGGGACTATAGTGGGATCCCTGTAGGGACACGGAGAGCGCCCAGCCCCGCTCTCTGTCTTAGCCGTCCCTCCTCTCGCCCACCACAGAAGTTTAACACACCCTGGCGGCGCTTCTTCACGTCCATGCCAGTTTACGCCATTATCGTGGCCAACTTCTGCCGCAGTTGGACGTTCTACTTGCTTCTTATCTCCCAGCCCGCCTACTTCGAAGAAGTGTTCGGCTTTGAGATCAGCAAGGTTGGGCCCAGAAGGGAGGGTGCTGCGGGAGCGGCGGGGGTtgaggggggaaggagagggaccTGGATCCCAAGGGGTTGGAACGGGGCACAGGGAGGAGCCAGTGGTACCTGAGCCGTGGAGACCCCGGGCACGTGGCCCCTGAGCCCCCTCCCTGTACGCCCGCTGGCGCAGGTGGGCCTGGTGTCAGCGCTGCCTCACCTGGTCATGACCATCATCGTGCCCATTGGAGGCCAGATCGCCGACTTCCTCAGGAGCCGCCGTATCATGTCCACCACCAACGTGCGCAAGTTGATGAACTGTGGGGGTGAGTGGGGCGGGGCCTGGATCTGGTCTGGGACAGCCTGGGAGGGGCAGAGCGCCGTGGGGCAGATCTAGGGGGCCGGactctggggaaggggcagaggtcAGAGGGCGTGCCCAGGGGCGCGTCCAAAAAGGCTGAGCCAGGGTGAGACCAGACTTGGTTGGAACAGAATGGCAGGTGGCAGCCTCAGGGGCCGAGGGGTAGAAGGGCAAGGCAGGTATTGCTGTCCAGGTGGAGCAAAGGCGAGACCACGTTGGGTCTGGAAGGACGGGGTCTATACGAGGCTGGCCAGAGTAGGATGGGAACTGGGTGATGAAGAGGGGGAACCTGGAGAGACAAAGGTCTGAGTGTAATGAAtagggacagagagggaaggtGCGAAGGTGCCTGGGTGGGGCCTGGACCCTGCGTCTTCAGGGCGTGGCCTAGTCAGTGGGTGGGGCCACGGAGCGCCAGGTCGGGGCGGCGAGCCTGTGCGCGTGGCCAAGGGCCAGGCATTGGGGAGGTGAGGGCTTGGTTAGGGCGGGCGCGGACAGAATGGGGAACAAAGCCAGGGACAGGCGTGGAAGTGTCCAGACTGGGGCGAATAGGGGTCGGCTGCGGCGGGAACGGGTCTGGAGAGGCGTGGGGCGGCCTGCGCTCAGATAAGCGGCTCTCTGTAGGCTTTGGCATGGAAGCCACGCTGCTGCTGGTGGTCGGCTACTCGCACTCCAAGGGTGTGGCCATCTCCTTCCTTGTCCTCGCAGTGGGCTTCAGCGGCTTCGCCATCTCTGGTGAGAACCGCCGATCCGCCCCTGGGGGAACTCTGGTCACCTCTGTGGGGAAATTCCTGGCTCAGGAAGGGGACCTCCCAGCCTCGCAAAAGGTGGACTAAAAAGCCAGAacggcggggaggggggaggtaggggtgggggaggagtcaCTCGAGCGAGAATCGGCTGTGACGTCTCCTGGCTCGCCTTGCCAGGGTTCAACGTGAACCACCTGGACATCGCCCCGCGCTATGCCAGCATCCTCATGGGCATCTCCAACGGTGTAGGCACGTTGTCCGGCATGGTGTGCCCCATCATCGTGGGTGCCATGACTAAGCACAAGGTCCGTGCGCGGGCCCTGACCCACTTGCCCTCCAAATTTGTGTATATTACCCTCCTGACGTGCGCCACCCTCCCTGGGCTCCATCCCTGCCCTTTCTGGGTCTCTTTCAGCCTCTTTCTGGATCTCGGTctccctttctctgggcctccctgcccccccccgccccgcccccccgctcaggttctctctccacctcctgtTTCTCTGTCCTCTGACTTCACCTCCCCATTGTCCCCGCCCCAGACTCGGGAGGAGTGGCAGTATGTGTTCCTCATTGCCTCCCTGGTGCACTATGGAGGAGTTATCTTCTACGGGGTCTTCGCTTCCGGAGAGAAGCAGCCGTGGGCGGAGCCTGAGGAGATGAGCGAAGAGAAATGTGGCTTTGTTGGCCACGACCAGCTGGCTGGCAGTGACGAAAGCGAAATGGAGGATGAGGCTGAGCCCCCCGGGGCaccccctgctccccctccctcctATGGAGCTACACACAGCACAGTTCAACCCCCAAGACCCCCACCCCCGGTCCGGGGCTACTGACCGTGTGCCTCCCGCTGGATGGCAGTTTCCAGGACCTCCATTCCACACATCTCTGGCCTGAGTGACACTGTCAAGGAACCCCAGTCCTCTCTGTCCTGCCTCAGGCCTAAGAAGCACTCTCCCTTGTTCCCAGTGCTGTCAAATCCTCTTCCCCTCCCAATTGCCTCTCAGGGGTAGTGAAGCTGCAGACTGGCAGTTTCAAGGATACCCAAATTCCCCTAAAGGTTCCCTTCTCCACTTTTTCTGCCTCAGTGGTTTCAAATCTCTCCTTTCAGGGCTTTATTTGAATGGACAGTTCAATCTCTTACTCTCTCTTGTGGTTTTGGGCACCTCCCCCTTTCCTTGAACCCCAGGGACTCTCAGGCTAAGCCCTGAGATTACTcagccccccctcccctttcagAAAAATTCAAGGTCTTCCGTCTAGAAGTTTCAAATCTCTCCCAACTCTATTCTGCATTTTCCAAGTTGGTTTACCTAATCACCCATCCCTGCCATTCTAGGGATTGATTCTCACCAGCGTTTCTGAGGGGAAATGGCAGTTTCAAgcaccctccccacacacacctcttcacccctccctccaccagcaTATTCTGCTGAAGCACCAAATTCCCCAAGACCTTCTCCCTAGCTTAGCACAATACCTAGGGAAACAACCAAAATGGCAGTTTTAACAATATGCCTCTCTTCACTCCCATGCACTTTTTCTGACACGGTTTTCAGGTCTAAATAGTGGCTGCTCAAGTCCATCAACTCAATGGTTTGAAGCCACCGGCATTGAACTTTCCCATGGTGGTTCAAGATGCTCCTTTTCCCCCCAATTCCTTGCACTTTATTCTTCTGGGTGGTTTCAAACTACCCTCATTTTCTCAGTGGCCATTTGTTGCCTCCCTCAGGGGCTAAATGACTCCAAATCTGGGATCCTTCCCCTCTCAGATTCCCCTATTTCGGCTTAGAATTTGGGGAACATATATAGGAGAAGTCACAGAATCCCAGGAAAGGGAATGGGGCTGGGGAAAAGGGGTGCTTTTCCCCGGGGCAGGGTTGTGtctttgtgtctctgtctctgtgattgtaaaccctgccctgcccctctcccaATAAAATGCTTTGGTGTACACACCCAGTCGTCATTGGCCTTGGGAGTCCCCAGCACGCTTCTCCCtgagacccaggagtccaggcccccagcctcctccctcctcacatCTGGGATCCTAGGACCCCAACCACTCTCCTCCCCCAGGACTTAGGCCAGAGGAGTTGTCTAGCTGTGGGAACACGTGATTTATTCGTCCTTAGAGTATGTTCTCCGCTGACATCTAAAGCATCTCTGCGTGTTGGACCCTCTATCCGAGAGGACCCCTATGTAGCAAAGCGGGCCAGGAGGACAGGACCTCTGGGTCCTTCCTCCGTCTGGGGAAGGTGCAGGTCTTGAGGGGCTCACACGAAGTTGTTGGGGAGCgtggagggggagagaggttCCAGGTGCTGGGGGCGGCCCCCGCGGGGCGGCGGAGGCAGCTTGGGTGGCAGTGGGGGGGTGGGCGGTGGCTGCTTGGTAGCGATGTGTGAAGGGACCCAGGCGTTCGGCGCATAAAAGTAGAGGTTGTAGGGGTCCTTCGGGGCGTCCAAATGCATAACTGTGGGGACAAAGGAACGAGGTCATCCATAGGCTGACAGGGGGCCTGTCCCCTCTACTGAGCCGCTGGCCAATGAGGAGACAGGGAAGAG from Balaenoptera musculus isolate JJ_BM4_2016_0621 chromosome 19, mBalMus1.pri.v3, whole genome shotgun sequence includes:
- the SLC17A7 gene encoding vesicular glutamate transporter 1 isoform X2, translating into MEFRQEEFRKLAGRALGRLHRLLEKRQEGAETLELSADGRPVTTQTRDQPVVDCTCFGLPRRYIIAIMSGLGFCISFGIRCNLGVAIVSMVNNSTTHRGGHVVVQKAQFSWDPETVGLIHGSFFWGYIVTQIPGGFICQKFAANRVFGFAIVATSTLNMLIPSAARVHYGCVIFVRILQGLVEGVTYPACHGIWSKWAPPLERSRLATTAFCGSYAGAVVAMPLAGVLVQYSGWSSVFYVYGSFGIFWYLFWLLVSYESPALHPSISEEERKYIEDAIGESAKLMNPVTKFNTPWRRFFTSMPVYAIIVANFCRSWTFYLLLISQPAYFEEVFGFEISKVGLVSALPHLVMTIIVPIGGQIADFLRSRRIMSTTNVRKLMNCGVGFSGFAISGFNVNHLDIAPRYASILMGISNGVGTLSGMVCPIIVGAMTKHKTREEWQYVFLIASLVHYGGVIFYGVFASGEKQPWAEPEEMSEEKCGFVGHDQLAGSDESEMEDEAEPPGAPPAPPPSYGATHSTVQPPRPPPPVRGY
- the SLC17A7 gene encoding vesicular glutamate transporter 1 isoform X1; the protein is MEFRQEEFRKLAGRALGRLHRLLEKRQEGAETLELSADGRPVTTQTRDQPVVDCTCFGLPRRYIIAIMSGLGFCISFGIRCNLGVAIVSMVNNSTTHRGGHVVVQKAQFSWDPETVGLIHGSFFWGYIVTQIPGGFICQKFAANRVFGFAIVATSTLNMLIPSAARVHYGCVIFVRILQGLVEGVTYPACHGIWSKWAPPLERSRLATTAFCGSYAGAVVAMPLAGVLVQYSGWSSVFYVYGSFGIFWYLFWLLVSYESPALHPSISEEERKYIEDAIGESAKLMNPVTKFNTPWRRFFTSMPVYAIIVANFCRSWTFYLLLISQPAYFEEVFGFEISKVGLVSALPHLVMTIIVPIGGQIADFLRSRRIMSTTNVRKLMNCGGFGMEATLLLVVGYSHSKGVAISFLVLAVGFSGFAISGFNVNHLDIAPRYASILMGISNGVGTLSGMVCPIIVGAMTKHKTREEWQYVFLIASLVHYGGVIFYGVFASGEKQPWAEPEEMSEEKCGFVGHDQLAGSDESEMEDEAEPPGAPPAPPPSYGATHSTVQPPRPPPPVRGY